GTTCAGTGCGAGGCACAGGGCAGGACCAGGAGCAAGGGCACTGCAGAGAGGTGGCCTTATTTTGTGGACAGCTGTGACCTGTCCCGTGCTGGAGCTGGCTAGAACCTGTCAGGGATTCAAGCAGGAGGATGTCTCCATGCCACAGTAGGCAGAAGAATGGAAGGCAGGACTTGGGGACTGTGAGCTAGGGCTGTTTTCTCACCAGTGAGGCTGAGGTGTCAGACTTCAGTGCTTTGCTGGAGCTTCTCAGGCTCCTGCCTTGTggctgcctatgtctccaccccccaccccacctccgccCGCCTTTGGTTTGAGGAGGGTGGATGGGCTGGCCCAGTTCCTGTAAGAGCCACAAGCCTGAGGACCTGCTCTGCCAGCTTGCTGTGGGGCAGGCCAgttctgcctctcccttctgtGTGGGGCTTGCAGGCTGAGCTGTGTGGGGAGGGTCTCCTGGGGCCCTGGCCCGAGTCCCAAAGTGTTCATCCATGCAGGCTGGGAGGGACATAGAGGGACAGCTGGGAGCCCGGGCTATCTGTTTTGTGAGGTGACAGGTGTTCCTTGTATTTAACCCACGCTGTGCCACAGAAACattggagaaattttaaaaagtactcagGCCCAGACCTTACCTGTGACCAAATACATCGGGATCTACACCTCTCAGAGATTCCTGATGATTCTGACACACAGGGGCATCAGACACCAGGACTCAGCTCATGACTCCACAAAGCCCTGCTGTACACTGAGCTAGGGGCCTCAGGTGCCCAGGGCTCAGCCACTCTGGGTCTCCCCCCAGCTTAGGGTGGTGCCTGGCCAGACTCAGGCCAGTGGCCTCCACATGAATTCTTGCTGACGTACTCCTTGTCCCCTTTCCTAGGTCACCTCCGAGAAGCCCCCTCCCCGCTTATGATACATTCCCCCCAGATGCCACCGTTCCAGAGCCTGACTCACCAGTCGCCACCCCAGCAAAATGTTCAGCCTAAGAAGCAGGTAAAAGGCAGGGCTGGGCCATAGCCCCCAGGGCCAGGTGCGGGTGGGTGCCAGAGGCACCTGCCTGCATCACCGGCCACCATCTCTGTGCCATCCCAGGAGCTGCGTGCGGCCTCTGtggtccagccccagcccctggtggTGGTGAAGGAGGAGAAGATCCACTCACCCATCATTCGCAGCGAGCCTTTCAGCCCCTCACTGCGGCCAGAGCCCCCTAAACACCCAGAGAGCATCAAGGCGCCTGTTCACCTGCCCCAACGTGAGTGCCCTCTCTGCCCCCCGGTCTGCTGTGGACGGGAGCTTTCTGTGGACTGGTTGATTCTGCCCCACTAGGCTTGAGGGCAGAGGGGAAtgagccctggccctggcccaggcccacAAGCTATTTGTGTTCCAGGGCCCGAGATGAAGCCTGTGGACGTCGGGAGGCCTGTGATCAGGCCCCCTGAGCAGAACGCACCCCCACCAGGGGCCCCTGACAAGGACAAACAGAAACAGGAGCCGAAGACGCCAGTTGCACCCAAAAAGGTAGGAACAGTGAGTCCCCATGCCAGGGTGGCACCTTGtgtgtcggggggtggggggtatccCCAGGCTTTGGGCCTCTTGGAAGCACTCCAGACTCGGCAGGGCCCCTCACCCACCGTGTGGTTTCTCTGCCTGGCAGGACTTGAAAATCAAGAACATGGGCTCCTGGGCTAGCTTGGTGCAGAAGCATCCCACCACCCCGTCCTCCACAGCCAAGTCCTCAAGTGACAGCTTCGAGCAGTTTCGCCGCGCTgccagggagaaggaggagcgCGAGAAGGCCCTGAAGGCACAGGCCGAGCAcgcagagaaggagaaggagcggCTTCGGCAGGAGCGCATGAGGTGGGCTGGGGTCGCAGGCAGCGTGGGGCCTCTGGCGCCGGTGCTGCCCCTGTGCTGACCAgcagctctgctctgctctgctctgctcaggAGCCGAGAGGATGAGGATGCGCTGGAGCAGGCCCGGCGAGCCCATGAGGAGGCACGCCGGCGCCaggaacagcagcagcagcagcggcaggagcagcagcagcagcagcagcagcaggccgCCGCTGTggccgccgccgcagccccccAGGCCCAGAGCTCCCAGCCCCAGTCCATGCTGGACCAGCAGAGGGAGTTGGCCCGAAAGCGGGAGCAGGAGCGAAGACGCCGGGAAGCGgtgagtggggaaggagggactTCTGGGTGGGGGTCCACTCTTGGAGGAGCTAGAAAGGGGACTGGGAACCTAGGGTGAAGGCAGCCACTCCCTGAGAGGtagggagagcagggagcccagaggctGGGTGCTTGGGACAGGACTCCTGCTCAACTGTGCTGTGTGGGCCTCAGGGCCTCCCAGGTGGTTCAGGCTCAGTCCCAGTGCCTGGAGATTTCTGGGGGTGAGCCCTGAGGGCATGGCCTATGCTGGAAGTTGTGGGGAGAGCTTGGAAGCCGTAGCGGGGGTCAGGCACCTAGTCTTACtcactcctccttcccttctctccactcCAGATGGCAGCTACCATTGACATGAATTTCCAGAGTGATCTATTgtcaatatttgaagaaaatcttTTCTGAGAGCACCTAGGTGACTTCTGACTTTGATTTTCTGGCAAAACATGGACTCTCCATAGTGTTAGGGGCGGCAGTGGAGGTGGTAGCAGCGGCAAGGGGGTGTCTCCGGGCCTGGCCCTCCTGCATGCTATGCCCGGGGCAGGCCTGACGGGCAGCTGAGGATCGCAGAGCCTGTCTGCCTTACAGCCAGCCGGACGTCCCGCCACCCACCACCCCCTCACAGGACGTCAGCTCACAGCACGCCTCTCCACAAGCAAGTGCCGGCCAGACCCAAGCCGTGTGTCCCCGCGTGCGGGGCAGAGGCCCTGCTCTCCGCCAAATGTCTACACAGTATACACAGGACATTGTTGCTGCCGCCACCGTGACTGGTTTTCTGTCCCCGAGAACGTGACGTTCGTGACATCCTGCCCACCAGGAGTCCTTCCCCCACACCCCAGCCACCACCGCCCGCTCCCAGGAGGCCAGGGCAGGCCCGAGCGAGCTGGAGGCGGGCGAGGGCGTTGGCCCACCCCCTTGCTGGCACTGACTTTGCCTTGAACAgaccccaccccttccctccccccacaagCCTTTAATCGAGAGCCGCTCTCCGTAAGTGTTCGCTTGTGCAAAAGGGAATAGTGCcgtggaggtgtgtgtgtgtccatggcAATTTGGAGCGAGGTGACTGTCACACGCGCGTGTGTGGGCCGGCCTCGCCCAGTGAGTGAGGCCACCAACCAAAGTCAGTTCCTTCCCACCTgtgtttctgggttttgttttgttttttttttttctatatatatatttttttgttggattctattttatttttaattctctcttctcctccagaCACAATGGCACTGCTTATCTCCGAAATGGTGTGATCGTCTCCTCATTGAGCGGCGGCTGCCACCGCGCTGTGGGTAGTGTGTGACCGTGGCTGTACTGTGTAGTGAACATAGTTGGCATATCTTTGTTTGAAGTTTGTTGGTGACTCCACCAAACTGgtgtaaaaaaattcaaaaaaaaaaaaaaacccacaaaaaacaaaacaaaacacacaaaacacacaaaaaaaccctgccTATATTTTACTCAGTTTCAAACTTTATtagtctatttttaattataaagccatgttttcttttcccttccccccccccccttgtttgtttttaatgtcaaaTCTGTTTGAGTTGTTTTTTACCAGGAAAGGAAGGGCCAGGGGATGAGGCGGGCTCCGGGGGCTGGGGAGCCACAGACTACCAAGGTAgaggctccccacccagcccgACCAGCCGGCTGCCCCttcccccgctttttttttttttttttttttaattttataattggaGCCCTTGGTGAGGTTACGTGTGCCATGAGAACCCACTCTACACCACGACGCTGGTGCCTCAGTGTTGGCCAAACTCTGGAGTCACTGACTGGTTTGACTTTCATACGGTGAATATGCATTTGGTCTGTACTGATCATGGAATAAacacatctctcttttttaatgctGGCGTCTTCCTGACATTTCTTTGTGAACCACCTGTTGCCTAGGCTAGgcccagccccccctccccccggatCCCTGACCACCTTTGTACAAGAGTTACCATCAGGGGCCACCTAGGCCCGTCTCCTGTGACCAAGCTGAAGCTGTGACAGGGAGCCTAGGTACCCATTCTTCCTGTGGACCCTGGCCTTCTTAGGTGGGTAACGTGCTCCAGCAGAACCTGGTCAAACTCCAGACAGTATTCTTCCCCTTGCCCTCCTCCATCCTGGTCCTCCACTCACCAGAGGACTTGGGCCGCTTCTCCCACCCTGCCTGCCTCTACCTTAACTACTCCTTTCATTTAAGCTCAGGGTTAACCAGATGTTCTTAGATAAGTGTACCCACCCCCAGTAGGATCCTCCCCTCCCATGCATgtagacacgcacacacacattcctGCCCAAGAGAGCCTGCCATgtggctgccctgctgcccttGTCTGGGTGCCCACCAGTGTGCCATGGGGCAAGGGCAGTACTCCGGTGGCCCCTAGGATGTAAGATGAAAGTATATCATTTATGTGTGCAGAGCCGCAAACTGAAACCTTCCTAGCACTGTTTATTAACCCATATCCTCCTGTTTTTCAACCACAAAAGCCCTTGTATCATCTTGTGTTTGGGATCTGCGAAATCTCCGGGCAAGGTATAGTTCAGGCATCCAGCCAGCCCCAGTTGCCTCCCTGACCCTGCCTCCACCCTGACAGCAGGCACTTCCTCGTGCCACTGTGCTGGTTCTAGTGGGACTTACGTTTAGGTTCTTTGGGGTTTCTTCCATCTCTTCCCACCCCCTCATTTCTGTTCCGTGTTTTGTTGGGTAACTCCCCTAGGCCAGGTCCGACTGTTTAGCTGGAGAAATGGTTTTGTCTGCaccttttttctaaagatttaactCTGCCATGGCCCTCTCCACACCTCCCTGATGGGTGTTTCTCTAACTGGGTTGTAATTAGAACTTGGATCTACTATTTAATTTCTCTGGCCATTTCCCACTCCCTCCCACAGTACTAGAAATCTTAGTCCTATACAAGAGTAAGAGGTGTGTACAAGCCCCCACTGTACTGTATGCACGGATCGCTTGGCCAATAATTATGTCAGTGAATCTGAGACTTGTATTAAACACTTTAGACATTTGTAGAAGGGAATTCGTAGACTTTTCACTTATAtactaaaggtttttttttttttttgtgcagttctcattgcaaaaataaacatttgtactGAATATAAAATTACCATCCTGTGACTACTGCTGTCTTTTTGTTTGAGGGTacagctggggcagggggatggtGAGAGTTTTGTGTAGCAGCGGAAGAAGGGACATCCCCAGACACCCACTAGCCATGCGGCCAGATTACAGAGGACTTGGGAGGGATACCGGGGTCATCCAGTAGTTGGAAAACTGATTTGATGGGAAGTGTAAAAGAAACCAAAGCTATGATACAGGCTAATCgcacaagaaaagaaaggtaCTAAGTAAGGGAGAATAAAGCTTTGTACAATACAAGCCATGTAATCACAGCCCTCTACCCGACGCTGAGATCAATTGTTTACTGAGGCGGAACCACATAAACCGCCATTCCCCTGTAAGTAGGAACCCACAGACTTAATTATGGTCCCAGGACAATAATGTTTAGCAGCTTTAACAATACAGAGGTAAGGTTAGCAGTGACGAAAAGAAGGAGTGTAGTGCTTAAAAGTTAGAGGAAACCGATAGGAGAACTAAGAACGGGTAGGGCCCGGGCCAGTGGTGGGGAGACGGAATCGATGCGCGGTGCGTCGTGCCCCAAATTGGCTAAGAAATAGCTACGTGAGCGCCTAGCGAGATACCTGGGCAACCCGCGGAAGCATCCGGACGGCTGCCTCTGGACGGGAGGAGAGGCGGGGCCTGGGGTGGTTGCTTTTCTTCTGTAAACCCTGTTCAGcaagctgtgtggccttaggcaaaTGACTTACTCCCCCAATTTCAGGCTCGTGGTCTGTCATGCAGGGATGTGATCATGGTACCCACACTTAATAGGGGTGTTCTACGGGCTCAACGATGAGTGACTGAGATGTTCAGGATCTTGCGGGCAGGTTGCAAAACGGAGGGAGCCGCCCGGTGCGGCCTCTCGCCCGACCCTGCCCACTTCCTCTTCCAGGCACAGGGCCCCAGCGCCTCGACCCGCCCGGTCCTCGGGCTCCCGGGCCCGGCCGGCCCTCTGGAAGTCCGAGTCTTCATTGGTCGCCCCGGCGGAGTCCCCCGTCTCAACACCGGCCTATTGGCCGCCGGGCCTGCACGTCAAGGACCACCGCCCTCCAATCACAGCCGCGCGGGGGCGGGCCGACGATGGGGCCACCGGACTAACAGGAGGCCGGCGCGGGGTCGCCGCTGCAGGACCCGCCGTTGGaaccaggcctgggtgagggtGCTGCTAGGTCGCTCCCAGCCAGCCTAAGGACAGGGTCGCGCTCCAGGAAGGGGCGCTGTCGGAGGGCGGCGCCAGGGGCCCCCGAGGCCGCCTCGGCTTGCGGCGGCCGCCCGCGCCTCCCTCCTAATCGCAGCCGAGGCACTACCTGTCCCTCTCCTTCCGCTTCCGGGCCCGCCCGCCGCGCCATATTcggctccggccccgcccccatcTCATTGGCCCGGATCCAGGCCGACCCCCAGCTTATTGGCCGAGCGCTCGCACCCTTCTCCCGCCCAGCTCTAGGCCCCGCCCATctaggccccgccccgcccaccacctaagccccgcccccgccacgctCCGCGGCCAAGGTGGGTCCACGTTCCTGGCTCGTAGGCCGCCCCTACCGCGCACTGCTCCGCCCCTTCGCTCCAGGCCCCGCCCATTTCACCCGGGTCACCCCGTCCCCCCCGTTAGTCCACATAGCAATCCCCCCCGCGTACCAATCTTCAGGTACCCACCCACTGGCGGCGGGAGCCCTCCTGGGCAGCCCCCGTCCTTAAGCCCCGCCCCGGCCTGCCTAGGCCCCGCCCCCAATTCGCATCCCAGCCTCCGAAGCCCGGTTCTCCAGGCTCCATCCCGCACCCCATCCATCCTGTTCCCCGTCGCCGTCGCGCCCAGGTGTTTACCTGGCACTTAGGTGAGTCGTGTGCGGCGGCGGTTTCGGTCTGAGCCTCCCGCCTCTTCTCTCGGAGCCGTCCTCAAGCCCCGAAGGCACGGAGGGGCCCCAGACCAAAGGCGGtgggccccccagccccggccccgcctcgTCGCTGCCGCAGGCGCCCCCCGCGCACACCCCCAGAGGCGGCGCCCAAGTCGTCCCGGGTCGCGGCGACATGCCCGAGCTGGTGGTGACAGCGCTACTGGCGCCGTCGCGCCTCACCCTGAAGCTGCTGCGCGCCTTCATGTGGAGCCTCGTGTTCTCCGCGGCGCTGCTGGCCGCCGCCGTCTACGGCTGCATCGCGCTCACACACGTGCTGTGCCGGCCCCGGCGCGGCTGCTGCGGGCGCCCCCGGCGCACCCCACCCGCCTGCTTGAGCAACCCCACCCTGGGCGAACACTGCTTCCTGACCCTCAAGGTGAGCCCGCGCgccgggggagggaggggcgtGGCGGGTCGGGGGTGGCCCTTGGGGCTTGGGGTTCAGCAGCCCGGGGGTCGGGCcctggggggccggggcggggtgAGCAGGAACCCAAATCTGGGACCGCCCGTGGCCGGGGTGTTGAGGCCTAGCGAGGAGGGGTTCCCCAGGTCTGACTGTGCCCTCCGCCAGAGCTCGGGCCTGCGCCTGCACTATGTCTCTGCTGGACGGGGCAACGGGCCCCTCATGCTGTTTCTACACGGCTTCCCCGAGAACTGGTAGGTCTGAAGCCCAGGGTCCCGGGGCACACGGGCTGGATGGAGGTGGAGCCAACCACCTGCGCATCTGGGAGGCAGGCTCTGGGGCTGTGTAGATTGGAGGCCCAAAGCACAGAGATGGGGTGTTCCAGGACAGGGGTCTTCAGGAGGAGGGCCTGGAGGGATGGGACAAAGAGGTCTTGGTGTTGAGGCCACACTGGATCCAGTGTGCAGCTGACCTTGCCCTAGGCCTGGGGGTCCCCCCATCTTTCATTCTGGGAAGCCCAGAGCAGGAAGATGGGGTCGCCAAAGGCCCCTGCTGGGGAAACGGTGGAGGTGCAGCCTGGGGACCTTGACACCCTCCCTCCTCACTCGCCTGACAGGTTCTCCTGGCGCTACCAGCTTTGGGAGTTCCAGAGCCGTTTCCACGTGGTGGCCTTGGACCTGCGGGGATACGGCCCCTCCGATGCGCCTCGGGATGTAGACTGTTACACCATCGACCTGCTGATGACAGACATCCAGGATGTCATCCTGGGCCTGGGTGGGGCTACTTCCCTTCCCAGGCCCTGTctccctcaccctgccctgcctctccctggcaTCTCACTCATACCAGTTCCTCtgaccgcccccgcccccaggttaTTCCAAGTGCATCCTGGTGGCCCATGACTGGGGTGGGCTCCTCGCCTGGAATTTTTCCATCTACTACCCATCCCTGGTCGAGCGGATGGTAATTGTCAGCGCTGCTCCCATGTCTGTGTACCAAGGTGTGTTGGGGAGCCCAGGACGCTGGGATATGCTTGTGTGAAGGagcatgtgtctgtgtctgtgcttcCCTGTCCACCAGTCAACACTCCAGGGCCTAGAGACACCCATGACACTCCCAATCCGCAGTGAATGACAATACACTTAGGAGTGACTCACATTTCTTGAAGCACTTACAGGTAACCATTGCTCTGACAAGGAGCTTGCATGCGGTAACTTACATAGGTGCCTGAGCATATGAAAATGTTATTATCTTCATGGTCCAgttgggggaaactgaggcaagagaGGTTAAATACTTCTTCCGGCAAGGAAGGCATAGATAAGTAAGCAACCACAATAGCATGAGATGCCATCTCACCTAATTCTAATTCCCAGTATCATAGTCAAAGTGATACAGTGACATggtcctctttcctctctctctttctctctctctctgtctccctccctcttttttgcttttctgtctctgtctctagaCTGTCAGCTCCCTGGGGGCAAGGGAGTCTTTGTCCGTTCCATTTACTGCTGTGTCTCCAGGGTTTTAAACAGGTCCTGGCACccaataggtgctcagtaaatgttgaaaTGCATCCAGGCCTGGGCAAGGGAAGCACACCAGTGGTTCTTGGGAGCTACAGAGGGAGGTGCCCCCATTCTGTGGGCCCCCTCGGCAGGGAGGGAAGCTGATGCCCAGGCCAGGAGGAGTGTCAGGTGTCCTCACGGCCTCAGGCAGACAGCAGTGACATTCCTGAATGCTGGCAAGTCTGCACAGCTAACCTGGGTACCCACAGGAATGCAGGGGTCTGGGGCCACCCTAGGCCCAGGCCTCACATCTGCCTTTCCCCTGCCCCCAGACTACTCTGTGCGCCACATTGGGCAGTTCCTCCGTTCCAACTACATTTTCCTGTTCCAGCTTCCCTGGCTGCCTGAGAAATTACTGTCCATGTCTGACTTCCAGGTGCAGTAGGGCAAAGCCTGGTGGTAGGTGGAGGGTAGTGGGTTGGGGCGGGCAGGCTGGGCACTGAAACCACAGTCCTGTTATGTACCCAGATCCTGAAGAGCACCCTCACACACCGCAAGAGAGGCATCCCACACTTAACCCCCAGTGAGCTTGAGGCCTTCCTTTACCACTTCTCACAGCCCAGTGGTCTCACTGGGCCCCTCAACTATTATCGAAACCTCTTCAGGTGAGACCAGACCTGGGGCAGAAAGCCGGGGAGagttgtgggggcagggagtggggccGGGCATTcttctgcctgtctgtgtcttgGCCTTAGGAACTtccccctggagccccaggagcTGGCCACACCCACACTGCTGCTGTGGGGAGAGAAGGACCCCTATTTCGAGCAGGGGCTGGTAGGGGCCATCAGTAGTCGCTTTGTGCCCGGCCGGCTGGAGGCCCACATCCTGCCAGGCGTGGGACACTGGATCCCACAGAGCAACCCTGAGGAGATGCACGAGTACATGTGGGCCTTCTTGCGAGACCTGCTGGACTAGTGGCTCTTGCTTGCTGGCCTGCGTGCCCCTGGGAGCCCAcacaacatacatacataccagaGTGGGCTCTGGATCCGGATCTTGAATAGGGCGTGGACTCCTAGGCTGCACACAGGGGTGTCGGTGGATGCCCTCGGGCACACCAACCCAGAGGCTCACACACaggtatgagtgtgtgtgcatgtgaacaAGCACTTCAACCCTGGTACACCTGTCCTCTGTGGAGCTTGCTGCGGAGGGCCCtacctccccctccccggggcctcaCTCTTCTTGCCAACCTCAGCCCCCAGAGCAGCACCAACCATGTACTCTGACATGTACATACTCCAACATGTACATActccagcccccccacccccatccctgactTTCCTCTCCAACCTGAGTCTTCAGCCAAATGCTGCTGTCTAATAGGGTAACTGGCAGCCACATCTGGCTGCTTCAgtttaaatgcaaattaattaaaatcaattaaaaattcagttcctcagtcactcTGGCCATACCTCAAGTACAAAGCAAGCAGTTGGGCAGTGCTGACGAGGGTAGTCCTAGAATAGACGCATCCACACCTGGCTCCTGACCAGCTCCCCACGTGCAAACAGGTAGGTGTCTGGATTCCAGTCTAGCCGGGCCCTGAGCAGCTCCCACGGGCTTCCTCCTGGTTGTGACTCCAGGCCTTGTAAGCTTGAATTCTGCTGCTGCCTGGGAAGGATCCCTGGGATCCCTGTCTCAGATCCACGGAAAAACAGCTTTAGGCTCCGTTAGGATGGATGCGTGAGATCCTGGACTGGCACAGGAAGGGACCAGCCCCTGGAATCTTCTCTAAATTAGTCACAGTTTCTGCTGATTCTTCCTGGGGTCTTTAGCTCCAGCCTCCAGATGAGGGTGGTACAAGGAGAGGGTGAACCACACAGCCCCAGGCTGGTGAAAGCACTTCAGTCTCCCCAGCCTTTGCCTGGCCTTTGGGGGCAGTGTCATGACCTGCTGCATGATGAATCTCTCTGGGGACCAGCAACCTCAGAAACACATTCCCTTATGTCTGGGATGGGCCTGCCTGGCTAACGCCGGCCTCCCAGTCATCCCCCAACGTCCTCTCATCTATTCTGCATGTCAGGAACCGAGCTAGGCCCGGTTGTGGAGTCAACACAACAGGCATagagagctgtgtgtgtgtatgagggcTCAGGAAAGGCTTCCCTAGTTGGGGGACACACTTTTCGGGGAGTGGGAAGGTCAGAGGCGGAAATAAGCAGATGTAGGCCACTAGAGCGACAACGTGGAGGTTAGTAGCTGCCAGGGCAGAGCGAGGCAGAAGAAGCCACAGCCAGTCCTCCAGGGGCTGCGAGGAGTTTGGATTCGATTCACAAGGGGAGCCAGACGAGAGTTTTCAGCAGGGGAGAGACACGGCTTGCATTCTGAAAAGCTCCCTGTTGTGGCTGGACAGTCCCACGCAAGAGTGTGAGCGGGGAGACAGGCCGGGGGCCATGCAGAGCCTGTGCACGGGGTGGCGCGTTAGGTCCCAGGGGAGCCGGCCCCGGCGCCtcgcccaccccgccccccaccgcccccgccAGGATGGGAGCAGTGCCCCCTAGGGGCGAGGAGATGGGCCGGAGGGGAAGGGGACCCCGCGACCTCGGGGTCTGGGGCGAGAAGGCCTGCGAGCAGGACGAGGATGGTGTGTGTGTCCAGGGGCCGGTGGGTGAGGCGACGGTTGCCAGGGTGACGGGGGAAGGGCTGATGGTCGACCGGAACGGGTAGCGGTTGTCTGGGTGATTGGAGGGGCCCAGGCGAAGGCTGACGGGAGGCCTCGGACAGTTGCCGGGGCGACAGGTCCGCTGACGGTTACCAGGGCAACTGGAAGGCGCCGTCTCCCTCCTCCTCGGCCGCAGGCGGGAGGGAGTCGGAGTCTGGGGCTGGGGGGGATTAATGCGGTGATTGGGCAGAGTCCTGGCTCGTGGGCCAATAGGGACTCGTGGTTCGGCCGGAGCCCGCCTCCCTCGGCCTGAGCCAATCCGGGCGCGCCTTTCTCCCGGCCGAGGGCTCGGCGCGCGCAACCCTTGGAGCGGGAGACGGGACTCGGAGGTCTCGGAGGTCTCGGAGCGGGCGGCTCgcgcccaggcccctcccaggcCCGGCGACTCGCTCTGCCCGCTCTGAGCCCCGGTCTCGGTCTCGGGACCAGCCTTCACCGTGCAGCCGTTCAGTCAGTCATTCGCTCGTTCATGCGCCCCTACCACCAGCTCCACGCCTTTAGCCAAGCAGCAGAGGAGCGGCGGGGAGATGGAGCCAGGCTCCAGAGGACTAAGGAACGGGGCGCTTACCTGGGGAGCGGCAgggaaggctccctggaggaggtggccctGGAGCCAAACCCTGCAAGGATGTGCTCCAACTCACGCAAACCTCCACGCGCAGCTGAGTTAGTGTTCCGTGAGACTGGGAAGACAGTGGGATTGCGGAGGACTTCAGACACGGGGCGGGGAGCTTGATCCCCAGCGCGATGGGGAGTTAATCCATATGGAGAATTTAGAACAATGCCTGCAATTCATGCACTCTGCCCCACCTTCTCCCCAAATTCCTGCTTCTCTTGTATGCTCCGGACTTGCCCCACCCGTGTCCGTAGACCCAAGTTCAAAATCTGCCAGCCTTGTGAGCGTGGCCGGCAGGGAGGGTTCTGGGTAGATCTATGTGTTCAGGGTCTTACTCGGGGACTGGTGAGGCGGCAGGGCCAGAGGGGGGAGACTGAGAGGGAGGCCCGGAAGAAGGATGGGCATGTTCGGGCAATAAAAGATGAGGCCCAAACCCAGGCACTGGGTGCGGAGCAGATACGAAGGGAAGGCCAGAAGCAGGTTCGGGGCATGTTCAATCTAAGTAAGCGGCCTGGATCCCTGGTGCAAGGACCTAGATGCTTCTGTGCACTAAAGACAAAGATAGCCAAGCCACTGTCTGTGTGGCGGGACAGGGGGGTGCTGAAGCTGGGCGAGGATGAAGTCTCCCCGGAACAGAGCAGACAAGATGGCACTGAGCCCTTGCGGTTCCAACATCTAAGGGACAAGCAGAGCAAAGAAACCACAgtcagaaggggaagcaggcaagCGTGGTGCCCCGGCAGtgctggcagtggtggtggtggtggggtgtcaAGCAGGAGGGGCTCAGCCCATGGTGTCACAGCTGACAGATGGAGAGGACTGAGCCACATAACAGTCAGCCTCTGAGAGTGGAGGCCAAGGACACAGGACATGGATGTTCTGAGCCCCCTTAAGCAGAAGTGGGGAGGGAAGCATGGGGCCTCCAGCTGTGAGCCTAGGGGAAATGAGTGGCACATTCACAT
The nucleotide sequence above comes from Canis aureus isolate CA01 chromosome 19, VMU_Caureus_v.1.0, whole genome shotgun sequence. Encoded proteins:
- the EPHX3 gene encoding epoxide hydrolase 3, encoding MPELVVTALLAPSRLTLKLLRAFMWSLVFSAALLAAAVYGCIALTHVLCRPRRGCCGRPRRTPPACLSNPTLGEHCFLTLKSSGLRLHYVSAGRGNGPLMLFLHGFPENWFSWRYQLWEFQSRFHVVALDLRGYGPSDAPRDVDCYTIDLLMTDIQDVILGLGYSKCILVAHDWGGLLAWNFSIYYPSLVERMVIVSAAPMSVYQDYSVRHIGQFLRSNYIFLFQLPWLPEKLLSMSDFQILKSTLTHRKRGIPHLTPSELEAFLYHFSQPSGLTGPLNYYRNLFRNFPLEPQELATPTLLLWGEKDPYFEQGLVGAISSRFVPGRLEAHILPGVGHWIPQSNPEEMHEYMWAFLRDLLD